The DNA region TTTcgtctttatttttaatgaactgTGCAATGAACGGCGCACAGTTCGCACCAAATATTAGCGATGTCATTTTCATGTCATGTCATCATTTTATACGTTCTTATAGGATCGCTAGGGCTGTCGCGCCACAGAAATCTAAGAGCGTCCTGGTGGACAGGTAAGATTTTAACCTTTAAAAACATATCTTTGATGTCGGCTACTACTGCTATTTCGTGTTCTCGAAAGCGCAGCATGATACCCAACAGTGACATCAACAAATCCGGAccagttaataaataatcattaagTGATACACCATGCGTTTTAGCCGCTGCGTCGAAAACAAGccgtaatttttttgttattagggTTGTCCACCCCAAAATGAGTACcgtgttttatttacttttgttttatctAAAATTTCCTTAGCAAAATTGTTATCcaataaatgtttaatactaTCTCGGTACCTCTGAGCGTATTGTGTTACAAGACATTTTTCTCTCCAGGTTACGTAACCTAATATGTGCTGTATGTACAGAATCAGGCATTTTACAGAAACTATCCTATACATTCCATGGCAGACCTACATGCTATTGACCATCGATTAATTTAGCCGTCTGTTCCAGGTGTTCCAGAGCACGAAGATCATCAGCGTTCTGACGTGGTTTTCCCGGATATTCCCATAAATTCGATAGTAAATGACTTTTTGACCATCTCGTGCAGGTTATCCAGTGAAAGCTTAGCCGACCCCAATTTAACCTCGGTAACATGGATTACGTACGAACTCGCGCGCGTCGAGAGTGATGCACCAGGCACTACACCAGCGGAGTACGAGTGGCACAAGGGTCGTTACATTTTCCTACTTTAATTTCTAAtagtaacaataaattataattgtcttgatcaattaatattttaggtagtttTCAGTATTAACACAACAAATTTCATTATTAGTATTACATAAATGagaatagttattaaaattataattgtaattgtattataattgtattatagttgtgtgttgtgtttaattataattgtattatagttggtatgattaatttttaatgttgtacatatctgaatattattatcttttatttattatttaatggatgattgtatgaaatgtttctattcgtacatgtttacctaattattcaatttactactgtttgaattatttatatttctgtgtgtatcgattatttctgattaatgtgtgctttttagcttattaatgaattgtttactattggaaactttattggtttatgtattagttttatatgattttttctttgtattattgtactgtttgtttcctaaataaaataaaataaaataaaataaaataaaataaaaattaatttaatgtaaattttgcacAGGTACACTAAAGTTCTCGATACTACGAAGTAATGTTTTAAATCGCTCACCGGTATTGTTCGCTATACAAACTGTGAGAACGTCGGTATCGTCTCCCGGCGGCCGCGGAGGCCCGCACGAGACGCGAGTGATGCACTAAATTATaattcgctttttttatttccaaaagGGCCCCAAATTCTTGTGTGCCCAAGAGCCCCAGCCTAGTTTGAGACGGGCCTGGGGACAAGTTGATTTATTGTGCGTTGCATCTATGCATTTGTAACATAACcggtttcgtttaacaaaactCCCGCGATCCGTACGTAATGCTTTGCGGAATTTTTTACAATCTTGTAATTTATGAATCGATAAGCGACAATatgaggccgataggaggattcggttgggctgggcggcgtttggcaggctccgtcgagtcttcacttcgaagattccgcaatgcttgaagacaaaagttttcgagcaatgcgtcctgcctgtgttaacatacggagccgagacgtggacactgaccaagggactggtccacaagtttaaagtcgctcaacgtgcaatggaacgggccatgcttggggtctctctcaaagacaggattagaaatgagactatccgcgggagaacgaaagtaaccgacatagcccacagaattagcaagttgaagtggcagtgggctggtcatctgtgtcgcaggaccgatggccgttggagtagacgggtcctagagtggagaccgcgtcttggcaaacgcagtgtgggacgtcctccggcccgttggaccgacgatctacgtaagattgccggtgtaggctggatgaggattgcggaagaccgggatgtgtggcgcgaacttggggaggcctatgtccagcagtggactgcgataggctgaagtgagtgaagcGACAATATTCACAcaattgttattgtattttttatttaataaaattgtatgcaTACCctctgtgtattttttattgctataataattatcagaattatttttaatagtcaaTAAAGCCATAGAAGACACTTTTGCAGCttcttcattttaaaaatttggaaATATCGATACATGTCGGTCTTTTACCTTGCTTGATGAAAGGGTAACTGTAATCTGCCCACTTTGAAAGTAGAAGTGGTGGTAACTTTgaaagtaaaaatgttattaaatttattccatTTAGGTATTCATATTGACCGATTACTTTTACGGCGGCAACGCAATTTCGCACTTTAACAGATAATGGTACAATATCCTTGTGATATTCTTGTGATACTGGGTGTAATTTCTTTATATCGACACGATAAAGTCATCTCGGGTGACGAAGCACTTCTCAGCAGGGCCGAGACAGCTTCGCGAGCTGATCCTTTTAGACACTTTCTTAAGCGCCACATATTTTCACTATCATTGAAATTACACACCTTAGATGATTCTTCATATGCCTGTTTAAACTGAAGCCATTCCATGGGGTCAACAGTAAATACGGGTAAGTCTTATGGTGTACATATTCGACTTAACAAATTGTTATTTAAGCTATTGTTGGTAGAAGCGGCTGCAAGATCCTTCAGTGCGCTGGTCAGAAGGTGAATTGTTCCATCAGTGCCGATATCCTGTGTGATCAGCTGGCACGGCGCGTCCGTATTTTGACCCATGTCGTGGACGGACTGCTTCCAGTTCTCGATTGCTGCGCTCCAACCCCTCTTCTACATCCTTGTTAGTGTGGTCTGATTGTACACTACACTCGTCGTCAATCTCCGCTAGGTCGGCCGCCAAACCTTTATTACTCAAGTCCGATTCAATTTTTGCTCTCGCTTCTGCTGCCTCTAGTGCTAGCTTCTTCTTACTTGCAAGCGCAGAGGATGACGATGACCTCTTAGTCTTCGCACTGAACACTTGTCGAGACGTTGAAGGCATAATTTGAACGGCCGTTAAGGGCGATTCCGTTTTTACAATACtaccttcatttttattttcgttgagGAAAAATGTTTTATCTCGTTGTTTATTATCCTCTTGAACGCATTTTTTATCGTTAATTGGTTGTACTGGAACCTCTTCTATGGATGACCTGGATTCCTGTTGCTCTTTATCTTTCTTTAACATACTCTTTTTCCGGGTGTTCACCATACTTTTTGGCGTGTGGAACATTTAAAGATGCGTCTCGAAGTgaccaaaaattgtaaaaggtTGATCTTGGACGGATATAAAGCAATTGTTGATGAGGATATATTTCTTTAAGAACGGATAGAAGCGTTTACAAATGACTTAATTTAAACGTGCCGATCGCAGCGACGGTTACTGGACGACTTACAATGTACCTTacactaattatatatttattttaccaacATACAGATTTGTACCACATAACAGATTATGTATACTTGGATTACAGATAATATTGCGTCGCTTAAAGGCACTATCTGTCTTTTAGTTTATAATGATTGAACTAGCTTCTTCTTGATctgtatgaaaaataacaaaagatgacggttgatttttatcgataagtATCTGCGTTTGTTTGTTATGgtgtaaaattttgtttttagttattatttcttTAGCAAGGCTAAGTCCAATATTAGCAAAGAAGTTATTTATAGTACTAACTGCCTTTATAGGACATGGATCTATATCCAGTAATTGTAAGTTCgttgatttagattttttttaaattagttataagttttatattattccaCAGAACTTTTGGATTTCTATCTAATAATAATGTGCATCATATATCATATTTacgtttaagttttttaattacattattacaaTTTGCGAAATTGCGATATCTTTTAGatgttattttaagtatttcgtTGTCAGGATTAAATTTTACGCGTTAATGTATTACAACTGAACTAATCCCCTATTCGCTTGTgttgaattttagtattatatttgGATAAAAAGTATCCAGTTTTCCACCTAGTGATATAAACTCAAAACGTATAAAACCAGAAGTTAGCAAAAGCTAAAAGttgttttctaaatttaattataaaattagaattgaCTTACTGTTGAAGTTAACGTGATTGATGCGAATGACAGCAACATCGTTTCGGATATTAAAATCGCTGTATAAGGGATGTGTAACAACATTGTTGGTGGTGATACGAACGCCACCAGAATTGTAGTTAACAGTTCCGAGAATAACGGTAACACTTCTAGCTCGTGCATTAGGAGTTCTCCAACAGTGAGCAGCAGTGACCAGTCTAGTGTTACTAATAAGAGAAGCTCCACAAATTGATCTATGTCCGTTGTACAATGAGATTTGTAGACCAGCcttaaaaattacaagaaaattattacaaaagacACGTGAAACAAAGACTATTATTGACTAAAAATTACCAAACATACCAAGTGGGGATTAGCTCCTAGTGCTGAAACCTGTCCTCCGATAATCCTGGAACCGTCGAAATCCGCGGCCGCCTCAGCAGCGTCTATGCGAGCCCTTTCGGGGATACCTATCTCTAGATGATAGTCACGGAAGATTGGTTCTTCCGCTGTAACAGCTAGAGCCAGGCCGAGGATGACGATGAGGAGCTTCATGTTGGACAATAGTGCGTTGTTTTGCAGTCGAACATTGGCATTAAATACTGTTTTATATCTAATCTCACCATTTTAAGCTCTTTAATTTTTTCCATTAATTACCTTTAGTTAGATTATCGCTATTTCTTTTTTCGAAGAATTATCAACTGATAataaatcagttcttagtactataataattgcaattaaagcgtaaaaattatgtttataataattatacgaaAGTAGGGAcagtaggtaataaaaataacaatgtatataataaattactatttagaTGCCTTCGCATATAAACATTTAGATTGAAAGCTGATTTGAAATCGACGAGGCTCACGCAACTGGAATCGAAAGGCAAGATAGATAGATGGCCCTGTGCCGGCAACTACACGCTTATCCACAGACTCTAGTTCGGGAATTAGTATAtcctttttgaagtgaaacttctttaggcgcatgagggtaaatgttttacggatgaaacgtaCGAAGGTGTGCAATGTTTTGAAGAAACGGCAACGCTTTtatcgaacaacagagccaacTTGGGTGTactacattattaattattgtttgttttataatttcttacatttcacatatggtaaatttaaaaataaatcatcattaTGATCATCCTCATTATAACTTCAGCGTATCGCTAGCATAGAAATCTAAATTGTTTAATTGATTTTTGCAATGGAGATTTAAAAGACAACAGAGAATAATGAATCCAatataatgcaataaaattaaagtagaattatttttattcaattaaaatttaaaaataattatatgcgATGTGAATTCAGTTTATTTAGACTTTAGCAAGAAAATAATTGTGGTATTTCACACTTTTCCATGTCAACTTTATGCTGAGTTTCAAATCTATTATTTCAAAGCAAGATTGATGGCCTGttaataaaacacttaaatCTTATCATATCTTATAAGCCTACTTAAAGTCGCATTAATTTTAAGTGATCAGTATCctaaaacaataatttggtaCTCATCGATAGAAAAACATCTTGATGGAATCACACGCTTAGAAAGATTCATGTACAGCAGCTTACCCACACCTTCTTCGTTAACCAAAGAATGAATAGACTCGGGCTTGgggttgaaaattatttataattatcatgaatgttaaaaatatatatttaccatgTTAAATAATTGCTATTAAAATTGCCGTTTTATCTACATCAGTGccataattagtttaatttataagttaacATGAACAttgttaaggttctgttgtcaaagtctatacttctatattaaataataaacaaaatagtatacaTGCGTGtgtgtctttttaaccgacttcaaaaaagaaggaggttactcaaatcgaccgtatatatattatatatgttcggggataacttcgtcgtttatgaaccgactttgatacattttttttgttgaaaaggagatatcctaagtgtggtagcatgataaggagatcaggatctgatgatgggatcagagagaaatcgagggaaacctatatggtcacgtttaaatttcatcgagatctgattacaacttttggagtattctttaataatgcgtatttacttgacctaTAACACCCCTCCGGcagactattttcgtgtaaactaAATAATAGTCCAAAATTGTCTGATACGGCATACGACAAATTTATCCTGAAAACGATTAATCCATAAGACGATTTTCTTGTTCAGTTCTGGTTCTTCAATACTGTCATAGTTGAAAAAtatatgcgtatttacttgactattttttcgcccacctacgttgtattacgagtacttgttgatgtaattgaagtcggtttttttttagtt from Melitaea cinxia chromosome 15, ilMelCinx1.1, whole genome shotgun sequence includes:
- the LOC123660361 gene encoding collagenase-like, with translation MKLLIVILGLALAVTAEEPIFRDYHLEIGIPERARIDAAEAAADFDGSRIIGGQVSALGANPHLAGLQISLYNGHRSICGASLISNTRLVTAAHCWRTPNARARSVTVILGTVNYNSGGVRITTNNVVTHPLYSDFNIRNDVAVIRINHVNFNNNIRPVALATGSNQYVGVTAVAAGFGSTSETSSVSSVARHVSLQVIDNNTCARTYGTAVVGSSILCTSNSGGKSFCSGDSGGPLTVGNTLIGIASFLSARGCAAAPSGFARVTYFASWLSSQ